In a genomic window of Saccharothrix sp. HUAS TT1:
- a CDS encoding SGNH/GDSL hydrolase family protein produces MRRLLPALLATFSIISTTAAATAEPDPVDHVDEVVLADHVDQADTFTYVALGDSAAAGPLIPQQDTSAPGCLRSTRNWPAVLAAQLGAELTDVTCSGAVTDDLAGSQETFDGRQAPQADALTPEADLVTITIGGNDVDLVGTALDCVNLLPEPLGTSCRDRLTANGRDRLAEEVDAYATEFADALDLIATKSPEARVVVVGYGTYIQPGGCYPDQPIWGRDSDYLQASIHRLNEVLARESAAHGATFVDIAPPSVGHDACAPARTRWFEGFSPTGPAAPLHPNARGMDAIGRWVADRL; encoded by the coding sequence GTGCGCAGGCTGCTACCGGCGCTGTTGGCGACGTTCTCGATCATCTCGACCACCGCCGCGGCGACCGCCGAGCCGGACCCCGTCGACCACGTCGACGAGGTCGTCCTCGCCGACCACGTCGACCAGGCCGACACCTTCACCTACGTCGCCCTGGGCGACTCGGCCGCGGCGGGCCCGCTCATCCCCCAGCAGGACACGAGCGCCCCCGGCTGCCTGCGCTCCACCCGCAACTGGCCAGCCGTGCTGGCCGCGCAGCTCGGCGCCGAGCTCACCGACGTGACGTGCTCCGGCGCCGTCACCGACGACCTGGCCGGCTCGCAGGAGACCTTCGACGGCAGGCAGGCGCCGCAGGCCGACGCGCTGACCCCGGAGGCGGACCTGGTCACGATCACGATCGGCGGCAACGACGTCGACCTGGTCGGCACGGCGCTCGACTGCGTCAACCTGCTGCCCGAACCGCTCGGCACGTCGTGCCGCGACCGGCTCACCGCCAACGGCCGGGACCGGCTGGCGGAGGAGGTCGACGCCTACGCGACCGAGTTCGCCGATGCGCTCGACCTCATCGCGACCAAGTCGCCCGAGGCGCGGGTCGTCGTCGTCGGCTACGGCACCTACATCCAACCTGGCGGCTGCTACCCCGACCAGCCGATCTGGGGCCGCGACTCGGACTACCTCCAGGCGAGCATCCACCGGCTGAACGAGGTGCTGGCCCGCGAGTCGGCCGCGCACGGCGCGACGTTCGTCGACATCGCGCCCCCGAGCGTCGGCCACGACGCGTGCGCGCCCGCGCGGACCAGGTGGTTCGAGGGCTTCTCGCCGACCGGGCCCGCCGCGCCGCTGCACCCGAACGCCCGGGGCATGGACGCCATCGGCCGCTGGGTGGCCGATCGGCTCTGA
- a CDS encoding NAD(P) transhydrogenase subunit alpha translates to MRVGIPVEARPAERRVAGLPETVTTLIGAGLTVDVQAGAGRHAHASDAAYRAAGANVIADHPAGRSDVVVSVQPPTPEQAAALREGDITISFLQPHSEPELVEVLVANKVTAFSLDLLPRVTRAQSADALSSQALVAGYRAVVEAVGRLPKFLPMFTTAAGTIPPAKVLVLGAGVAGLQAIATARRLGAVVEAYDVRAAARDEVRSLGARFLELDLETQQGVYAEVQSETFLERQRELIAERVAASDVVISTAAIPGRKAPVLVTNDMLGAMAPGSVVVDLAAESGGNVTASSPGEQTWVGEVLVYGAKNMPSSMPVHASRLYARNVANLLMMMTHDGRVVPDLADEVLSGCCLTHAGELRRELR, encoded by the coding sequence GTGAGAGTGGGCATACCCGTCGAGGCGCGGCCCGCTGAGCGCCGCGTAGCCGGTCTACCGGAAACGGTGACCACGCTGATCGGTGCCGGACTCACGGTCGACGTGCAAGCCGGAGCGGGCCGCCACGCCCACGCCTCCGACGCCGCCTACCGCGCAGCCGGTGCGAACGTCATCGCCGACCACCCGGCCGGTCGGTCCGACGTGGTCGTCTCCGTCCAACCACCGACACCCGAGCAGGCCGCCGCCCTGCGCGAGGGCGACATCACGATCAGCTTCCTGCAGCCCCACAGCGAGCCGGAGCTGGTCGAGGTGCTGGTCGCCAACAAGGTCACCGCGTTCAGCCTGGACCTGCTACCCAGGGTGACCAGGGCGCAGTCCGCCGACGCCCTGTCGTCGCAGGCCCTGGTCGCGGGGTACCGGGCGGTCGTGGAGGCGGTGGGCAGGTTGCCGAAGTTCCTGCCCATGTTCACCACGGCGGCGGGCACCATCCCGCCGGCCAAGGTGCTCGTCCTCGGCGCGGGCGTGGCCGGGCTCCAGGCCATCGCCACCGCGCGCCGGCTCGGGGCCGTGGTCGAGGCGTACGACGTGCGCGCGGCGGCCCGTGACGAGGTCCGGAGCCTCGGCGCGCGGTTCCTCGAACTGGACCTGGAGACGCAGCAGGGCGTCTACGCCGAGGTGCAGTCGGAGACGTTCCTGGAACGCCAGCGCGAGCTGATCGCGGAGCGGGTCGCCGCCTCCGACGTGGTGATCTCCACCGCCGCCATCCCCGGCCGCAAGGCGCCGGTGCTGGTCACCAACGACATGCTCGGGGCGATGGCGCCCGGCTCGGTGGTGGTCGACCTGGCCGCCGAGTCCGGCGGCAACGTGACCGCGAGCAGCCCGGGCGAGCAGACCTGGGTCGGCGAGGTGCTGGTCTACGGCGCGAAGAACATGCCGAGCAGCATGCCGGTGCACGCCAGCAGGCTCTACGCGCGCAACGTGGCCAACCTGCTGATGATGATGACCCACGACGGTCGGGTCGTCCCGGACCTCGCCGACGAGGTGCTGTCCGGCTGCTGCCTCACGCACGCGGGCGAGCTGAGGAGGGAGCTGCGGTGA
- a CDS encoding CrcB family protein, with the protein MRTEAGVVAAVALGGGLGGVARLGLTAVVHGPLGTLVVNVLGCALIGVLMVLAPRLHPLARPFLGIGVLGGFTTFSGYALDAVRLGGFPGLAYLGGTLVLALGATFGAMAATRRVTA; encoded by the coding sequence GTGCGAACTGAGGCCGGGGTCGTCGCGGCCGTCGCACTGGGCGGCGGCCTCGGTGGTGTGGCGCGCCTCGGCCTGACCGCGGTGGTGCACGGTCCACTGGGGACACTCGTGGTCAACGTCCTGGGCTGCGCGCTGATCGGGGTGCTGATGGTGCTGGCGCCCCGCCTGCACCCGCTCGCCCGGCCGTTCCTCGGGATCGGTGTGCTCGGCGGCTTCACCACGTTCTCGGGGTACGCGCTGGACGCGGTGCGGTTGGGCGGTTTCCCCGGGCTCGCCTACCTGGGCGGGACGCTGGTGCTGGCCCTGGGCGCGACGTTCGGCGCGATGGCCGCGACCCGGCGGGTGACGGCGTGA
- a CDS encoding SAM-dependent methyltransferase, whose protein sequence is MAERLSWVPDGVDTDLPSAARLYDYLLGGGHNFAADRQLAEQFLRAQPNGRTIARLNRAFLRRAVLHLVDAGVRQFLDLGSGIPTVGNVHEVARRAAPDARVVYVDYEDVAVAHSHMILADDELATVVQEDITDPAAVLAGVRGTGLVDFAEPIGVLAVGVFHFVPPERDPAGVVAGYRDAVAPGSCLALSQFTSDLQPEEMAGVVAVMRHSTDPVFPRTHAGITALFEGFELVEPGVVPLPRWRPEEGATEEDAERSGIFAGVGRKR, encoded by the coding sequence GTGGCGGAACGGCTGAGCTGGGTGCCCGACGGGGTCGACACGGACCTGCCCAGCGCCGCGCGGCTGTACGACTACCTGCTCGGCGGGGGCCACAACTTCGCCGCCGACCGGCAGCTCGCCGAGCAGTTCCTCCGCGCCCAGCCCAACGGCCGCACGATCGCCCGCCTCAACCGCGCGTTCCTGCGCCGGGCCGTGCTGCACCTGGTCGACGCGGGCGTGCGGCAGTTCCTGGACCTCGGCTCGGGCATCCCGACCGTCGGCAACGTGCACGAGGTCGCGCGCAGGGCCGCGCCCGACGCGCGCGTGGTCTACGTCGACTACGAGGACGTCGCCGTCGCGCACAGCCACATGATCCTGGCGGACGACGAGCTGGCCACCGTCGTCCAGGAGGACATCACCGACCCGGCCGCGGTGCTCGCGGGCGTCCGCGGCACCGGCCTGGTCGACTTCGCCGAGCCGATCGGCGTGCTCGCCGTCGGGGTGTTCCACTTCGTGCCGCCCGAGCGGGACCCGGCGGGCGTGGTCGCCGGGTACCGGGACGCCGTCGCGCCGGGCAGCTGCCTGGCCCTGTCCCAGTTCACCTCGGACCTGCAACCCGAGGAGATGGCCGGGGTGGTGGCGGTGATGCGGCACAGCACCGACCCGGTGTTCCCGCGCACGCACGCCGGGATCACCGCCCTGTTCGAGGGCTTCGAGCTGGTCGAGCCGGGGGTGGTCCCGCTGCCTCGGTGGCGTCCGGAGGAGGGCGCCACCGAGGAGGACGCCGAGAGGTCCGGGATCTTCGCCGGGGTGGGTCGCAAGAGGTGA
- a CDS encoding NAD(P) transhydrogenase subunit alpha codes for MPHARGRAEEGAAVIDLLTIFVLAVFVGFEVVSKVSTILHTPLMSGANAIHGVILVGAILITGRAERPLEVVLGLAAVFLATVNVVGGFVVTDRMLEMFKGHRAGKPVKSGSNGHKEVGR; via the coding sequence CTGCCTCACGCACGCGGGCGAGCTGAGGAGGGAGCTGCGGTGATCGACCTGTTGACGATCTTCGTGCTGGCCGTGTTCGTGGGCTTCGAGGTCGTGTCGAAGGTGTCCACGATCCTGCACACGCCGCTGATGTCCGGCGCGAACGCCATCCACGGCGTGATCCTGGTCGGCGCCATCCTCATCACCGGCCGCGCCGAGCGGCCGCTGGAGGTCGTGCTCGGCCTGGCCGCCGTCTTCCTGGCCACGGTCAACGTGGTCGGCGGCTTCGTGGTGACCGACCGGATGCTGGAGATGTTCAAGGGCCACCGGGCGGGCAAGCCGGTCAAGAGCGGCAGCAACGGGCACAAGGAGGTGGGGAGGTGA
- a CDS encoding MarR family winged helix-turn-helix transcriptional regulator gives MSDEARSLTDVVTRLRRALRTSIRSEWPWDSLPMAQVELLQTLAERPPMRVGDLAAELRLAPNTVSGLVGQLIEAGLVERGGDPSDRRVARLSVTPQGHEQLAVWQSAHEKRIGAALDKLDPGERADVVRALAALDHLVDHLRAN, from the coding sequence ATGTCAGACGAGGCACGCTCGCTCACCGACGTGGTCACCAGGCTGCGTCGCGCGCTGCGCACGAGCATCCGGTCGGAGTGGCCGTGGGACTCCCTGCCGATGGCGCAGGTCGAGCTGCTGCAGACGCTCGCCGAGCGCCCGCCGATGCGCGTCGGCGACCTCGCGGCCGAGCTGCGGCTGGCGCCCAACACGGTCAGCGGGCTCGTCGGCCAGCTGATCGAGGCCGGTCTGGTCGAGCGGGGCGGCGACCCGAGCGACCGCCGGGTGGCCCGGCTCTCGGTGACGCCGCAGGGGCACGAGCAGCTGGCCGTCTGGCAGTCCGCGCACGAGAAGCGCATCGGCGCCGCGCTGGACAAGCTCGACCCGGGCGAGCGCGCCGACGTGGTCCGCGCCCTGGCCGCCCTGGACCACCTGGTGGACCACCTGCGTGCGAACTGA
- a CDS encoding CrcB family protein — protein MTVLLVFVGAAVGAVLRYATGRLLRRSFPWATLVVNALGSFVLGCVAGASPDLVALLGTGLCGGLTTYSAFGYETIKLAEDGEHRQAFANVVTSVAVGVGAAALGYALTR, from the coding sequence GTGACGGTGCTGCTGGTCTTCGTCGGCGCGGCGGTCGGCGCGGTGCTGCGGTACGCGACCGGGCGGCTGCTCCGGCGCTCGTTCCCGTGGGCCACCCTCGTGGTGAACGCGCTGGGCTCGTTCGTGCTCGGCTGCGTGGCCGGCGCGTCACCGGACCTGGTCGCGCTGCTCGGCACCGGCCTGTGCGGCGGCCTCACGACCTACAGCGCGTTCGGCTACGAGACGATCAAGCTGGCCGAGGACGGCGAGCACCGGCAAGCGTTTGCCAACGTCGTCACCAGCGTCGCCGTCGGTGTGGGCGCCGCCGCCCTCGGCTACGCCCTCACCCGCTGA
- a CDS encoding NAD(P)(+) transhydrogenase (Re/Si-specific) subunit beta codes for MSSPTWVQLAYLVAALCFVLALKGLSTPKYARAGNLLGAAGMALAVVTAYAHGAVHNGLLILLAVAAGVVVGIPAARSVKMTAIPQMVALFNGVGGAAAALVALTEFLAVPHGSVLFQVATVLTVLIGSVSFSGSVVTFLKLQEIMTTRPVLLPAGRFLGIGVAAASALLALAVVLTGSSALLVLLAVAGLVLGVLFVLPVGGADVPIAISLLNAFTGLAVAASGYVLANTLLIVAGTLVGASGTILTRLMAQAMGRPLTNILFGAFQATAATAVTDEQRTVRAGTVEDVAILLGYAHSVLVVPGYGLAVAQGQHAARELAQVLEQRGITVHYGIHPVAGRMPGHMNVLLAEADVPYEHLKELDDVNPGIGSVDVVLVVGANDVVNPGARDEPSSPIYGMPIFDVDRAKAVVFMKRSMRPGFAGVDNSLLYNPKTTMLFGDAKESLTKLLAAVKHV; via the coding sequence GTGAGCAGCCCCACCTGGGTCCAGCTCGCGTACCTCGTCGCCGCCCTGTGCTTCGTGCTCGCGCTCAAGGGCCTGAGCACGCCGAAGTACGCCCGCGCGGGCAACCTGCTCGGCGCGGCGGGCATGGCGCTGGCCGTGGTCACCGCGTACGCGCACGGCGCGGTCCACAACGGACTGCTGATCCTGCTCGCCGTCGCGGCGGGCGTGGTCGTCGGCATCCCGGCGGCGCGGTCGGTGAAGATGACCGCCATCCCGCAGATGGTGGCGCTGTTCAACGGCGTCGGCGGCGCGGCGGCGGCGCTGGTGGCGCTGACCGAGTTCCTGGCCGTGCCGCACGGCTCGGTGCTGTTCCAGGTCGCCACCGTGCTCACCGTGCTGATCGGCTCGGTCAGCTTCTCCGGCAGCGTGGTCACGTTCCTCAAGCTCCAGGAGATCATGACCACCCGGCCGGTGCTGCTGCCCGCGGGCCGGTTCCTCGGCATCGGCGTGGCCGCGGCGAGCGCGCTATTGGCGCTGGCGGTCGTGCTGACCGGGAGCAGCGCCCTGCTGGTGCTGCTGGCGGTGGCCGGTCTCGTGCTGGGCGTGCTGTTCGTGCTGCCGGTCGGCGGCGCGGACGTGCCGATCGCGATCTCACTGCTCAACGCGTTCACCGGCCTGGCCGTCGCGGCCTCCGGCTACGTGCTGGCCAACACCCTGCTGATCGTCGCGGGCACGCTCGTCGGCGCGTCCGGCACGATCCTGACCCGGCTGATGGCGCAGGCCATGGGCCGACCGCTGACCAACATCCTGTTCGGCGCGTTCCAGGCCACCGCGGCCACCGCTGTCACCGACGAGCAGCGCACCGTCCGCGCCGGCACGGTGGAGGACGTCGCCATCCTGCTCGGCTACGCCCACTCCGTGCTCGTGGTGCCCGGCTACGGCCTGGCCGTGGCCCAGGGGCAGCACGCCGCGCGGGAGCTGGCGCAGGTGCTGGAGCAGCGCGGCATCACCGTGCACTACGGCATCCACCCGGTCGCGGGCCGGATGCCGGGCCACATGAACGTCCTGCTCGCCGAGGCCGACGTGCCGTACGAGCACCTGAAGGAGCTGGACGACGTCAACCCGGGCATCGGCAGCGTCGACGTGGTGCTGGTGGTCGGGGCGAACGACGTGGTCAACCCCGGCGCGCGGGACGAGCCGAGCAGCCCGATCTACGGCATGCCGATCTTCGACGTGGACCGGGCCAAGGCCGTGGTGTTCATGAAGCGCTCGATGCGGCCGGGGTTCGCGGGCGTGGACAACAGCCTGCTGTACAACCCCAAGACCACCATGCTGTTCGGCGACGCCAAGGAGTCGCTGACCAAGCTGCTGGCCGCGGTGAAGCACGTCTGA
- a CDS encoding TetR/AcrR family transcriptional regulator: protein MAAIVDACASLLNDYDYDDITTARIVELAGVPIGSFYQYFPDKRSVVHALALRGMEEYLGRVEVLFTEGRLAADWRDAVQQVVGVYLRMLVEVPGFGRVRFSDLLDGHRLDASVDQYELMAERLRDLFLGRFAVRGAAPVTLTFRMAAQTADAMYKLAERVEPDERPVVLRTADGVILKMLSGVFDPA, encoded by the coding sequence GTGGCCGCGATTGTCGATGCCTGCGCGTCGCTGCTCAACGACTACGACTACGACGACATCACCACCGCCCGGATCGTCGAGCTGGCCGGCGTGCCAATTGGATCGTTCTACCAATACTTCCCGGACAAGCGTTCTGTGGTGCACGCCTTGGCGTTGCGCGGTATGGAGGAGTACCTGGGCCGGGTCGAGGTGCTGTTCACCGAGGGTCGGCTCGCCGCCGACTGGCGGGACGCGGTGCAGCAGGTCGTCGGCGTCTACCTGCGGATGCTGGTCGAGGTGCCCGGCTTCGGGAGGGTGCGGTTCAGCGACCTGCTCGACGGCCACCGGCTCGACGCCTCCGTCGACCAGTACGAGCTGATGGCCGAACGGTTGCGCGACCTGTTCCTGGGTCGCTTCGCGGTGCGCGGCGCCGCGCCCGTCACGTTGACGTTCCGGATGGCCGCCCAGACCGCCGACGCGATGTACAAGCTGGCCGAACGGGTCGAGCCCGACGAGCGCCCGGTGGTCCTCCGCACCGCCGACGGCGTGATCTTGAAGATGCTCTCCGGGGTGTTCGACCCGGCGTGA
- a CDS encoding putative bifunctional diguanylate cyclase/phosphodiesterase, which yields MSPRARTRRQDIARSWLRAVYPTAYVPMSPAEIEEFLLGLVDVIADAVQADPFTVDPVGVVGDRLVQAHFTGPETLRRTVDVLGHALLFTPELQDVPRLAEKVVAILGSLGAGFATAMRLDALDRQEEVNRALLAAEVRAERVLQVSEARFREVFDSSALGIAITDLRGECVEVNAALAAMVGRDRAELVGTPLIGLFDPADAGALADAYREVGEGGRERVREQRRLLREDGEPVWAHLAVSLLRDADGAPACHVTMVEDVSELHLLQKNLDFQLLHDSLTGLSNRQRFATRLEALLGASRDGVTLYHLGLDAFSVVNNGLGHAVGDRLLTEVGHRLEAVVADEVALVARMGGDEFAVVVDNSPTTPTVPAMVDRINEALGRPMDGGVAASASIGVVDRPPAGWGAAEVLRAADATLRRAKASGKRQWLPHDRHADQRFRDRQARAARMPGALADHELEVEHQPVLDLADGRVLGHVARLRWDDAGHDECLQLAEETGLSLALGQWALREAAGDAGAPGFGPLHFELSPMQSRDEDLVRRVKRTLEETGLPASRLRLFLDTRSMLEGVGEDNAQVLRDNGIATGLTRFNGGQAELALLADLRVDALVLDPSVVRRLAERPESFLHEAVARMVGLIRLSGVSVLVPGIATEEQAAWWARVEVDAAFGDHLAPAVPGYELSGA from the coding sequence TTGTCGCCACGCGCTAGGACCCGGCGGCAGGACATCGCGCGGTCGTGGCTGCGGGCGGTCTACCCGACCGCGTACGTGCCGATGTCGCCCGCCGAGATCGAGGAGTTCCTGCTCGGGCTCGTCGACGTGATCGCCGACGCGGTGCAGGCCGACCCGTTCACCGTCGACCCGGTCGGCGTCGTGGGCGACCGGCTGGTCCAGGCCCACTTCACCGGGCCGGAGACGTTGCGCCGCACGGTGGACGTGCTCGGGCACGCGCTGCTGTTCACCCCCGAGCTGCAGGACGTGCCGCGGCTGGCGGAGAAGGTCGTCGCCATCCTGGGCAGCCTCGGCGCCGGCTTCGCCACCGCGATGCGGCTGGACGCGCTCGACCGGCAGGAGGAGGTCAACCGGGCGCTGCTGGCTGCCGAGGTCCGGGCCGAGCGGGTGCTGCAGGTCAGCGAGGCCAGGTTCCGCGAGGTGTTCGACTCCTCCGCGCTGGGCATCGCGATCACCGACCTGCGCGGCGAGTGCGTCGAGGTGAACGCCGCGCTGGCCGCCATGGTCGGCCGCGACCGCGCCGAGCTGGTCGGCACGCCGTTGATCGGGCTGTTCGACCCGGCCGACGCGGGCGCGCTGGCGGACGCCTACCGGGAGGTCGGCGAGGGCGGGCGGGAACGGGTCCGCGAGCAGCGGCGGCTGCTGCGCGAGGACGGCGAGCCGGTGTGGGCGCACCTGGCGGTGTCGCTGCTGCGCGACGCGGACGGCGCGCCCGCGTGCCACGTCACGATGGTCGAGGACGTCAGCGAGCTGCACCTGCTGCAGAAGAACCTGGACTTCCAGCTGCTGCACGACTCGCTGACCGGCCTGTCGAACCGGCAGCGCTTCGCCACCCGGCTGGAGGCGCTGCTGGGCGCGTCCCGCGACGGCGTCACGCTCTACCACCTCGGCCTGGACGCGTTCTCGGTGGTGAACAACGGCCTCGGCCACGCGGTCGGCGACCGGCTGCTCACCGAGGTCGGCCACCGGCTCGAAGCCGTGGTGGCCGACGAGGTGGCGCTGGTCGCCCGGATGGGCGGCGACGAGTTCGCCGTCGTGGTGGACAACTCGCCGACCACGCCGACCGTGCCCGCCATGGTGGACCGGATCAACGAGGCGCTGGGCCGGCCGATGGACGGCGGCGTGGCCGCGTCCGCGTCGATCGGCGTGGTCGACCGGCCGCCCGCGGGCTGGGGCGCGGCCGAGGTGCTGCGCGCGGCCGACGCGACGCTGCGCCGGGCCAAGGCGTCCGGCAAGCGGCAGTGGCTGCCCCACGACCGGCACGCCGACCAGCGGTTCCGGGACCGGCAGGCGCGGGCCGCGCGGATGCCCGGCGCGCTGGCCGACCACGAGCTGGAGGTGGAGCACCAGCCGGTGCTGGACCTGGCCGACGGCCGGGTGCTCGGGCACGTGGCCCGGCTGCGCTGGGACGACGCCGGGCACGACGAGTGCCTGCAGCTGGCCGAGGAGACCGGGTTGTCCCTGGCGCTCGGCCAGTGGGCGCTGCGCGAGGCGGCGGGCGACGCGGGCGCGCCCGGCTTCGGGCCGCTGCACTTCGAGCTGTCGCCGATGCAGTCGCGCGACGAGGACCTGGTCCGCCGGGTGAAGCGGACGCTGGAGGAGACCGGGCTGCCCGCGTCCCGGCTGCGGCTCTTCCTGGACACCCGGTCCATGCTCGAAGGCGTCGGCGAGGACAACGCGCAGGTGTTGCGGGACAACGGGATCGCCACCGGGCTGACCCGGTTCAACGGCGGGCAGGCCGAGCTGGCGCTGCTGGCCGACCTGCGGGTGGACGCGCTGGTCCTGGACCCGTCGGTGGTGCGCAGGCTCGCCGAGCGGCCGGAGTCGTTCCTGCACGAGGCGGTGGCGCGGATGGTCGGCCTGATCCGGCTGTCCGGGGTGTCCGTGCTGGTGCCCGGCATCGCCACCGAGGAGCAGGCGGCGTGGTGGGCGCGGGTCGAGGTGGACGCCGCGTTCGGCGACCACCTCGCGCCCGCCGTGCCGGGTTACGAGCTGTCCGGCGCCTAG
- a CDS encoding helicase, whose amino-acid sequence MSSPSDDLRLAETEAEQEYVSMLYGRLDDLREQSSKRLAGALRETGGTHQMRSERDTSVAMYSDQLAQYSAVENGLCFGRLDFDTDDRFYIGRIGLFDEDKEYEPLLMDWRAPAARPFYLATAAAPEGVRRRRHLRTKQRKVVGFDDEVLDINSVDPDRRSEGLTGEATLLAAVNASRTGQMGDIVATIQAEQDRIIRTELNGVVVVQGGPGTGKTAVALHRAAYLLYTHRRQLAKRGVLVVGPNPTFLRYIGQVLPSLGETGVLLSTVGELFPGLTAVGRESAEAAALKGRVGMADVVAHAIRDRQEAPGLVEVPFDQDVLRLDRRAITEARGRARRTRRPHNEARRTFQREIISTLASQAVSRLGRHLLDQADIDDIRRELREDPGVQAAIEKLWPTLSPQRLLEDLYATPKLIAKAMPKSSAEERALLERPRGSEWTPADVPLLDEAAELLGEDDTEAKARAERQRRQAIDYAQGVLDILDLEDDADPEILMATDLVDAYRLAERHGAERYETAAERAAADRTWTFGHVIVDEAQELSPMAWRTLMRRCPSKSMTVVGDIAQTGDIAGASSWHEVLSPYVMDRWKLTELTVNYRTPSEIMAVAADVLESVDPDLAPPTSVRDSGFEPWSLRAPSLPDALPPVVDKEVAAIGDGKLAVIVPAALVSSLRAAVPGASDDLDTQVVVLGVTDAKGLEFDSVLVVDPAGILAESPRGASDLYVALTRATQRLGVVHTGDLPEVLRRLAAV is encoded by the coding sequence TTGTCAAGCCCCTCCGATGACCTCCGGCTCGCGGAAACCGAGGCAGAGCAGGAATACGTGTCGATGCTGTACGGCCGGCTGGACGACCTCCGCGAGCAGAGCTCGAAGCGCCTGGCCGGGGCGCTGCGGGAAACCGGCGGGACGCACCAGATGCGCTCCGAGCGGGACACCTCGGTCGCGATGTACTCCGACCAGTTGGCGCAGTACAGCGCGGTGGAGAACGGGTTGTGCTTCGGCCGGCTCGACTTCGACACCGACGACCGGTTCTACATCGGCCGGATCGGCTTGTTCGACGAGGACAAGGAGTACGAGCCGCTGCTGATGGACTGGCGCGCGCCCGCCGCCCGCCCGTTCTACCTGGCCACCGCGGCCGCCCCGGAAGGCGTCCGGCGGCGCAGGCACCTGCGCACCAAGCAGCGCAAGGTCGTCGGGTTCGACGACGAGGTGCTGGACATCAACTCGGTCGACCCGGACCGCCGGTCCGAGGGCCTGACCGGTGAGGCCACCCTGCTGGCCGCGGTCAACGCGAGCCGCACCGGCCAGATGGGCGACATCGTCGCGACCATCCAGGCCGAGCAGGACAGGATCATCCGCACCGAGCTGAACGGCGTCGTCGTCGTGCAGGGCGGTCCGGGCACGGGCAAGACGGCGGTGGCGCTGCACCGCGCCGCGTACCTGCTCTACACCCACCGGCGGCAGCTGGCCAAGCGCGGCGTGCTGGTGGTCGGCCCGAACCCGACGTTCCTGCGCTACATCGGCCAGGTGCTGCCGTCGCTGGGCGAGACCGGCGTGCTGCTGTCCACCGTCGGCGAGCTGTTCCCCGGCCTGACCGCGGTCGGCCGCGAGTCGGCCGAGGCCGCCGCGCTCAAGGGCCGCGTCGGGATGGCGGACGTGGTCGCGCACGCGATCCGGGACCGGCAGGAGGCGCCCGGCCTGGTCGAGGTCCCGTTCGACCAGGACGTGCTGCGGCTGGACCGGCGGGCGATCACCGAGGCCCGCGGTCGGGCCCGCCGGACCCGTCGTCCGCACAACGAGGCGCGGCGGACGTTCCAGCGCGAGATCATCTCCACGCTGGCGTCGCAGGCGGTGTCCCGGTTGGGCAGGCACCTGCTGGACCAGGCCGACATCGACGACATCCGGCGCGAGCTGCGCGAGGACCCCGGGGTGCAGGCCGCGATCGAGAAGCTGTGGCCGACGCTGTCGCCGCAGCGGCTGCTGGAAGACCTGTACGCGACGCCGAAGCTGATCGCCAAGGCCATGCCGAAGTCCTCCGCCGAGGAACGCGCGCTGCTGGAGCGCCCGCGCGGCTCGGAGTGGACGCCCGCCGACGTGCCGCTGCTGGACGAGGCGGCGGAACTGCTCGGCGAGGACGACACCGAGGCCAAGGCGCGGGCCGAGCGGCAGCGGCGGCAGGCGATCGACTACGCGCAGGGCGTGCTGGACATCCTCGACCTGGAGGACGACGCCGACCCGGAGATCCTGATGGCGACCGACCTGGTGGACGCCTACCGGTTGGCCGAGCGGCACGGCGCGGAGCGCTACGAGACCGCCGCCGAGCGGGCCGCGGCGGACCGGACGTGGACGTTCGGGCACGTCATCGTGGACGAGGCGCAGGAGCTGTCGCCGATGGCGTGGCGGACGCTGATGCGGCGCTGCCCCTCCAAGTCGATGACCGTGGTGGGCGACATCGCGCAGACCGGGGACATCGCGGGCGCGTCCTCGTGGCACGAGGTCCTGTCGCCGTACGTGATGGACCGCTGGAAGCTCACCGAGCTGACGGTGAACTACCGGACGCCGTCGGAGATCATGGCGGTGGCGGCGGACGTGCTGGAGTCGGTGGACCCGGACCTGGCACCGCCGACGTCGGTGCGTGACAGCGGTTTCGAGCCGTGGAGCCTGCGGGCGCCGTCCCTGCCCGACGCCCTGCCGCCGGTGGTGGACAAGGAGGTCGCCGCGATCGGGGACGGCAAGCTGGCGGTGATCGTGCCCGCCGCGCTGGTGTCGTCGCTGCGCGCCGCCGTGCCGGGCGCGTCGGACGACCTCGACACGCAGGTCGTGGTGCTCGGCGTGACCGACGCCAAGGGGCTGGAGTTCGACTCGGTGCTGGTCGTCGACCCGGCGGGCATCCTGGCCGAGTCGCCGCGCGGTGCGAGCGACCTGTACGTCGCGCTGACCCGGGCCACCCAGCGGCTCGGCGTCGTGCACACCGGCGACCTGCCCGAGGTGCTGCGGAGGCTGGCCGCCGTGTGA